One window of Rasiella rasia genomic DNA carries:
- the porL gene encoding type IX secretion system motor protein PorL/GldL, translated as MAQSKSSKRLFNMAYGLGASIVILGALFKILHWELGPLNGGLLLAIGLITEAIIFAISAFEPVDDDLDWSLVYPELAGGASSGKKAKQPEDAQGLLSKKLDEMLKDARIDSELMNSLSTSIRSFEGAAKGMAPTAEAMNSTKKYSEEMALAAAQMDSLNSLYKVQIESTSRQTEANEKIAENADQLKAQMENLATNLSSLNGVYGGMLTAMNRN; from the coding sequence ATGGCACAATCAAAATCATCTAAAAGACTATTTAACATGGCCTACGGGCTTGGAGCTTCTATTGTAATTTTAGGAGCACTATTTAAAATTCTTCACTGGGAATTAGGACCACTTAACGGTGGATTACTACTTGCGATCGGTCTTATTACAGAGGCTATTATTTTCGCAATCTCTGCATTTGAGCCAGTTGATGACGATTTAGATTGGTCTTTAGTATATCCAGAATTAGCTGGTGGTGCTTCTTCAGGAAAGAAAGCAAAGCAACCAGAAGATGCGCAAGGACTTTTATCTAAGAAATTAGACGAAATGTTAAAAGATGCACGTATCGATTCAGAATTAATGAATTCTTTAAGCACAAGTATCCGCTCGTTCGAAGGTGCTGCTAAAGGAATGGCTCCAACAGCAGAAGCAATGAACTCTACTAAGAAGTATAGTGAGGAAATGGCATTAGCTGCTGCACAAATGGATTCTTTAAACAGCTTGTATAAAGTACAAATAGAGTCTACAAGCCGTCAGACTGAAGCAAACGAAAAAATTGCTGAAAACGCAGATCAACTTAAAGCTCAGATGGAAAACCTTGCAACAAACCTTTCTTCATTGAACGGTGTGTACGGAGGTATGTTAACTGCAATGAACAGAAACTAA
- a CDS encoding NAD(P)/FAD-dependent oxidoreductase: MKKVDYILVGFGIAGVTLAESLLQRGKTFVVYDDAAKGATTASGGVLNPTVLKRFTAAWNASEFFETAIPFYSQLSDRLNASLINTTTIHRIFNSIEEQNNWMVASDKKELSQYLASEITSNQNPAINAPFGLGAVKEGAMLQPKELIEKFRAYLKDRELLRIGQLDFNALQVTSNDIRYQDISAANIIFSQGASVVNNPFFKLSVSPKDDRVFVGNKGEYVLFKAPALQLNEVLKGPVMIIPLDDHLYKVGASYSRDDFSEETTIRAKEEILQKLKKMISCNFEVVGQVAGVRPTVIDRKPLLGGFDDTLPVYFMNGLGTRGLSMAPLLSTWLLDFIEKKTVLPKEVDVKRFY; the protein is encoded by the coding sequence GTGAAAAAAGTTGATTACATACTTGTTGGTTTTGGAATTGCAGGGGTTACGTTGGCAGAAAGTTTACTGCAACGTGGAAAAACCTTTGTAGTGTATGATGATGCAGCAAAAGGCGCCACAACTGCTTCTGGCGGGGTTTTAAATCCAACAGTGTTAAAACGTTTCACCGCAGCTTGGAATGCTTCAGAATTTTTTGAAACCGCAATTCCATTCTACAGTCAATTAAGCGATCGTTTAAACGCGTCTTTAATTAATACCACAACAATCCACCGCATTTTTAATAGTATCGAGGAGCAAAACAATTGGATGGTAGCTAGTGACAAAAAGGAATTGTCTCAGTATTTAGCTTCGGAAATTACCTCCAATCAAAACCCTGCTATAAATGCACCATTCGGTTTGGGTGCAGTAAAAGAGGGCGCTATGTTACAACCGAAGGAGCTTATAGAGAAGTTTAGAGCATACCTGAAGGATAGAGAGCTACTTCGTATAGGGCAACTAGATTTTAACGCGTTGCAGGTGACTAGCAACGATATACGTTATCAGGATATTTCCGCAGCAAACATTATTTTTAGTCAAGGGGCTTCTGTAGTAAATAATCCATTTTTTAAACTATCGGTTTCTCCAAAAGATGATCGGGTATTTGTTGGAAATAAAGGAGAATATGTGCTTTTTAAAGCCCCAGCATTGCAACTTAATGAAGTACTTAAAGGTCCAGTGATGATTATTCCTTTGGACGACCACTTGTACAAAGTTGGAGCTTCATATAGTCGAGATGATTTTTCCGAAGAAACAACAATACGTGCAAAAGAAGAAATACTTCAAAAGCTAAAGAAAATGATTTCCTGCAATTTTGAGGTTGTCGGCCAAGTTGCTGGAGTACGCCCTACGGTGATAGACAGAAAACCACTCTTGGGTGGTTTTGACGATACGTTGCCTGTATATTTTATGAATGGCTTGGGAACTCGTGGTCTTTCTATGGCGCCATTATTAAGTACATGGCTGTTAGATTTTATTGAGAAAAAAACTGTGCTGCCAAAAGAGGTTGATGTTAAGCGGTTTTATTAG
- the porM gene encoding type IX secretion system motor protein PorM/GldM, which yields MAGGKLSPRQKMINLMYLVFIAMLALNMSKEVLSAFGLLNNKIEKANTETANRNTAFMEGLNTKASDEPAQYAAVYAKAQEIEATSNELDSYLTSLKSAAIKDLEDPTDYEVMDKPDHFNNLFFTGDNYKPEGEEFIAKMNKYRTEMLAILSDTAVAKKVAGVEDLKKSLESNFSTSPETNRDGKEIEWLKYNYEGFPLIASMTKLTQLQADVKTAKSEVLSKMLSGQQAAALSFSNYSTIMEASKSAFYSGEVFEGSIMLGRTDASTVPKRVELTLDGRPLTESQYTVEGGRVKLNIGAGSPGDHKIEGMLVYGEGGEEIEVPVKSSFATINKPDKATISADKMNVVYRGVANPMTIAFDGAQTVSASATGLTRNSGSSYTMRPGAGREVTINVSATLPGGEKRSDSQKFRIKDIPPPQGAIRGETGIVRMQRNGLEISSVSAVLPDFDFDVKLNVTGFSFKVSGQPTVRVNGTRLDGAAKGALRRAKRGDAVQIFDINAKVQGSSVVLKKTSPVIIELTN from the coding sequence ATGGCAGGAGGAAAACTATCCCCAAGGCAAAAGATGATTAACCTAATGTACTTGGTTTTCATCGCGATGCTCGCTTTAAACATGTCGAAAGAAGTATTATCTGCTTTCGGTTTGTTGAACAATAAAATCGAAAAGGCAAATACTGAAACTGCAAATAGAAATACAGCCTTTATGGAAGGGTTGAATACGAAAGCATCAGATGAGCCAGCACAATATGCTGCGGTATATGCAAAAGCTCAAGAGATTGAGGCAACGTCTAACGAATTAGATAGTTACTTAACTTCTTTAAAGAGTGCAGCGATTAAAGATCTTGAAGATCCAACAGATTACGAAGTAATGGACAAGCCAGATCACTTCAATAATTTGTTTTTCACTGGAGATAACTACAAGCCAGAAGGTGAGGAGTTTATCGCTAAGATGAACAAGTATCGTACTGAAATGTTGGCTATTTTATCAGATACAGCAGTAGCTAAAAAGGTTGCTGGTGTTGAAGATCTTAAAAAGTCTTTAGAAAGTAACTTTTCAACAAGCCCAGAAACAAACCGCGATGGGAAAGAAATTGAATGGTTAAAGTACAATTATGAAGGATTTCCTTTAATTGCGTCAATGACAAAATTAACACAACTTCAGGCTGATGTTAAAACAGCCAAAAGCGAAGTTTTGTCAAAAATGCTTTCTGGACAACAAGCAGCAGCACTTTCATTTAGTAATTATTCTACAATAATGGAAGCATCAAAATCTGCTTTCTATTCTGGAGAAGTATTTGAAGGATCTATTATGTTAGGTCGTACAGATGCTAGTACAGTACCAAAACGTGTAGAATTAACGTTAGATGGTCGTCCACTTACAGAATCACAATACACTGTTGAAGGTGGTAGGGTGAAGCTGAATATTGGAGCAGGTAGCCCTGGAGATCATAAAATTGAAGGTATGCTTGTGTACGGTGAAGGTGGAGAAGAAATTGAAGTGCCAGTAAAATCTAGCTTCGCAACAATTAACAAGCCAGACAAAGCGACAATTTCTGCAGATAAGATGAATGTAGTATATCGTGGGGTTGCTAACCCAATGACGATTGCTTTTGATGGAGCACAAACAGTGAGTGCATCTGCTACAGGGTTAACAAGAAACTCTGGTAGTTCATACACCATGCGTCCAGGAGCAGGTAGAGAGGTTACTATTAATGTAAGCGCTACCTTACCAGGAGGAGAAAAGAGATCTGATAGTCAGAAATTCCGTATCAAGGATATTCCACCACCACAAGGTGCGATTAGAGGTGAAACTGGAATTGTAAGAATGCAGCGTAACGGATTAGAAATTTCTTCTGTGTCTGCAGTATTACCAGATTTCGATTTTGATGTAAAATTAAATGTTACCGGATTTAGCTTTAAAGTATCAGGACAACCAACAGTACGTGTAAACGGAACAAGGTTAGACGGAGCTGCTAAAGGTGCATTACGTAGAGCGAAACGTGGAGACGCGGTTCAAATTTTCGATATTAATGCAAAAGTTCAAGGTAGTAGTGTAGTTCTTAAAAAGACTTCACCAGTAATCATTGAGCTTACAAACTAG
- a CDS encoding efflux RND transporter periplasmic adaptor subunit produces MRKFLLYGLGIAILIGAYFGSKYLIDNNNKPKPKIDKVVKTVFAETVTNATVPIVIPANGTLQAKERLELFSEVQGVFQGSANDFKAGQPYRKGQPLIRINASEYYASVQASKSEFYNLVTSLMPDLRLDYPEAFPKWQAYLDNFDINKSVPALPETTSDNVKYFVTGRGVYSSYYNLKNLEQRLGKYNIYAPFDGVLTEALVTKGTLIRQGQKLGEYINTSVYELELAIGKTFSDLLKIGEKVDLSIPQSSKKYTGTVSRVNGRIDPDTQTIKVFVEVEGKDLKEGMYLEAQLEAREQANAIKISRKLLVDESEIYIVRDSILDLMQVKPVYFSPKEVVLQGVPDGTTILSKSIPGAYAGMLVKVNKDGSAVNTSTETEE; encoded by the coding sequence ATGCGAAAATTTCTTCTTTATGGCCTTGGAATTGCGATACTCATAGGTGCTTACTTCGGGTCTAAATACCTGATAGATAATAACAATAAACCAAAACCTAAAATCGATAAGGTTGTAAAAACGGTTTTTGCTGAAACCGTAACTAATGCTACCGTGCCTATTGTAATTCCAGCAAACGGAACACTGCAAGCCAAAGAACGTTTAGAATTGTTTTCTGAAGTTCAAGGTGTTTTTCAAGGTAGTGCTAACGACTTTAAAGCGGGACAACCTTACCGAAAAGGCCAACCACTAATTCGCATAAATGCTTCAGAATATTATGCTTCGGTACAGGCGTCTAAAAGTGAATTTTACAATTTAGTGACTTCATTAATGCCAGATCTTCGATTAGATTACCCGGAGGCATTTCCTAAATGGCAAGCATATTTAGATAATTTCGATATTAACAAATCGGTACCTGCATTACCTGAAACAACATCAGATAATGTAAAATACTTTGTAACCGGACGTGGGGTATATTCTTCTTATTACAATTTAAAAAATTTAGAACAACGATTAGGTAAGTATAACATTTATGCGCCATTCGATGGGGTGTTAACAGAAGCCTTAGTGACCAAAGGAACACTTATAAGACAAGGTCAAAAATTAGGTGAGTACATTAATACTTCGGTGTATGAACTAGAATTAGCTATTGGAAAAACATTTAGCGACTTATTGAAAATTGGAGAAAAAGTTGATTTATCTATTCCGCAGAGCTCGAAAAAATACACAGGAACAGTTAGTAGAGTAAACGGTCGTATAGACCCCGATACACAAACTATAAAAGTTTTTGTTGAGGTAGAAGGGAAAGATTTAAAAGAGGGCATGTACTTAGAAGCACAGTTAGAAGCTCGAGAACAGGCAAATGCAATTAAGATCTCCAGAAAATTATTAGTAGACGAGTCTGAAATTTATATCGTAAGAGATAGCATTCTAGACCTTATGCAAGTAAAGCCAGTCTATTTCTCACCTAAGGAGGTGGTTTTACAAGGGGTGCCAGATGGTACTACTATTTTATCGAAATCTATCCCTGGGGCATATGCAGGTATGCTGGTAAAGGTAAATAAAGATGGTTCTGCTGTAAATACTTCAACTGAAACAGAGGAATAA
- a CDS encoding formimidoylglutamase, translated as MIEFLSPVSKKIIAHREILPEGTLGKQIELHNKNGELPDLKGVSFALFGVLENRNDVNYIGEDISFDAFRSAFYSLYPGNWNKKIIDLGDIAKGASVEDTYFAVKTVTQALLAKNVIPLLLGGGQDTVYAQYRAYDDRATMVNMVNIDTNFDLGDAEKSINNKSYVGKIIVDEPYNLFNYSVIGYQSYFNPPGEIGLMDKLYFDAYRLGAVTADIAMVEPIMRDADLVSLDITAIKSAELSYKNSASPNGFDGREICAMARYAGISNRVSSFGIYELKDFAQAQAGAMLIAQLLWYFIEGVNFRVLDNDFTDERYYSTYKVPIEEDVLVFKKSHKTGRWWIELPFISEVDTKLKKHTLLPCTYSEYVGATNQEIPERWLKARRKNEI; from the coding sequence ATGATTGAATTTCTTTCGCCGGTTTCCAAAAAAATAATAGCCCATCGGGAAATTTTGCCAGAAGGCACACTTGGAAAACAAATTGAGCTCCATAATAAAAATGGAGAACTGCCAGACCTGAAAGGTGTTTCTTTTGCCCTTTTTGGAGTTTTAGAAAATAGAAACGATGTTAATTATATAGGAGAAGACATCTCGTTCGACGCTTTCCGTAGTGCGTTCTATTCGTTGTATCCAGGAAACTGGAATAAAAAAATTATCGATTTAGGAGATATTGCCAAAGGGGCTTCTGTAGAAGACACCTACTTCGCAGTAAAAACCGTTACTCAAGCCTTACTTGCAAAAAACGTAATACCATTACTACTTGGAGGAGGTCAAGATACCGTGTATGCGCAATATCGTGCGTACGACGATCGTGCTACAATGGTGAATATGGTAAATATAGACACCAACTTCGATTTAGGGGATGCCGAAAAATCTATAAATAATAAATCGTATGTGGGTAAGATTATTGTAGATGAACCCTACAACCTCTTTAATTATAGTGTAATTGGATACCAGTCGTATTTTAATCCACCGGGCGAAATAGGCCTCATGGATAAGTTGTATTTCGATGCTTACAGGTTGGGAGCTGTCACAGCAGACATCGCAATGGTAGAGCCTATTATGCGCGATGCAGACCTTGTAAGTTTAGATATAACTGCAATAAAAAGTGCAGAATTAAGTTATAAGAATAGTGCAAGCCCAAACGGATTTGACGGCAGAGAAATATGTGCTATGGCTCGATATGCAGGTATTAGCAACCGAGTATCGTCTTTTGGAATCTATGAGTTAAAAGATTTTGCACAAGCACAGGCGGGTGCAATGTTAATTGCACAACTGTTGTGGTATTTTATTGAAGGTGTTAATTTTAGGGTTTTAGACAACGATTTCACCGATGAAAGGTACTATTCTACCTATAAAGTGCCAATAGAAGAAGATGTTTTGGTGTTCAAAAAGAGTCATAAAACGGGACGTTGGTGGATAGAATTACCATTTATTTCAGAAGTAGATACTAAACTGAAAAAGCATACGTTATTACCATGCACTTACAGTGAATACGTGGGTGCAACGAATCAGGAGATTCCTGAACGGTGGCTGAAAGCCCGCCGAAAAAATGAAATTTAA
- the porN gene encoding type IX secretion system ring subunit PorN/GldN has protein sequence MTFKNVVLSVFGLLLATSAANAQLNVLNAKTPEEIGKKTEAQIAYDNDEPLPYGYTDERDILWSKTTWEIIDLDERVNFPLYYPIDTNNIGSERRSLYDVLVKNIRNGNIEDVYADSYFTEKRTLKDISASLVYSDTTDLGIEQLNAEGIVDPQYIRRFDLDAGDIEEWRIRGIYYLDKRQGELKYRLLGICPVANEARSKAYPDDNLDSKVELFWVWFPGARKALHEAKAFNRKNTSQPISYDHLLNSRRFNAMIYKEDNVQGDRGVRDYINDNALMQLLEAERIKDQIRNMEIDLWNY, from the coding sequence ATGACTTTTAAAAATGTTGTTTTAAGTGTTTTTGGATTGTTGTTAGCTACATCTGCTGCAAATGCGCAGTTAAATGTACTTAATGCCAAGACACCGGAAGAAATAGGCAAAAAGACGGAAGCGCAGATTGCCTATGACAATGACGAGCCGTTACCTTATGGGTATACAGACGAGCGTGATATCCTGTGGTCTAAGACTACTTGGGAAATCATTGACCTCGACGAGCGAGTGAACTTTCCATTGTACTATCCTATAGACACCAACAACATTGGTTCTGAAAGACGTTCGCTGTACGATGTGTTAGTGAAAAACATTAGAAATGGAAACATTGAAGATGTATACGCCGACTCATATTTTACTGAAAAGCGTACGCTTAAAGACATCAGTGCTTCTTTAGTGTATAGCGATACTACAGATTTAGGTATCGAGCAATTGAATGCCGAAGGAATTGTAGATCCGCAATACATTAGAAGATTCGATTTAGATGCTGGAGATATTGAAGAATGGAGAATTCGAGGTATCTACTATCTAGATAAGCGTCAAGGAGAATTAAAGTACCGTTTATTAGGTATCTGTCCTGTGGCAAACGAAGCGCGTTCTAAAGCGTATCCAGACGATAACTTAGATAGTAAAGTTGAATTGTTTTGGGTATGGTTTCCAGGAGCACGTAAAGCGTTGCATGAAGCCAAAGCGTTTAATCGTAAAAACACTTCGCAGCCTATCTCTTATGATCACTTGTTAAACTCAAGACGTTTTAACGCAATGATCTATAAGGAAGATAATGTACAGGGTGACCGTGGTGTAAGAGATTACATAAACGATAATGCCTTAATGCAGCTGCTAGAAGCAGAACGTATTAAAGATCAAATCAGAAATATGGAAATAGACCTGTGGAATTATTAA
- the porK gene encoding T9SS ring complex lipoprotein PorK/GldK: MKKILAIAAVVAFLFSCNSGDRGELVGAKGKKWYPEKPYGMTLVPGGSFIMGKSDDDFVAVNDAPTKTVTVRSFYMDETEITNAEYRQFVEWVRDSTLRLKLAILADEVGATPGDGGIGEFAFVDQENEEMTPYEQYMYDNYYGMGDDFYAGRKINSDVDLFWDTSEYPDEYYSEVMDTMYIPAEEAYNGQRTIDVDKLKFQYTYMDIQAAARADGKRRKDFIKKEEVQIYPDTTVWIKDFNYSYNEPMHNDYFWHEAYGDYPVVGVSWKQAKAFCAWRTLYKNSFQKSKKRQHVNSFRLPGEAEWEYAARGGLESATYPWGGPYAKNDRGCFMANFKPLRGDYAADQALYTVEADAYEPNDYNLYNMAGNVAEWVASSYDAASYEYSSTMNPNVNDDENMRKVVRGGSWKDVAYFLQVSSRDFEYADSARSYIGFRTVQDYMGTDITVNKNFGDAR; the protein is encoded by the coding sequence ATGAAGAAGATTCTTGCAATTGCTGCAGTGGTAGCCTTTTTGTTTAGTTGTAACTCAGGAGATAGAGGAGAACTAGTTGGCGCAAAAGGCAAAAAATGGTACCCAGAAAAACCTTACGGAATGACACTTGTTCCTGGAGGTTCGTTTATAATGGGTAAATCTGACGACGATTTTGTTGCGGTTAATGATGCCCCGACAAAAACTGTTACGGTTCGATCTTTCTACATGGACGAAACCGAGATTACAAACGCAGAGTATAGACAATTTGTAGAGTGGGTACGCGATTCTACCTTACGTTTAAAGTTAGCTATTCTTGCCGATGAGGTAGGGGCAACTCCAGGCGATGGTGGTATTGGTGAATTTGCTTTTGTAGACCAAGAAAACGAAGAAATGACTCCGTATGAGCAATACATGTACGATAATTATTATGGTATGGGAGATGATTTCTACGCGGGTAGAAAGATTAATAGCGATGTAGATCTTTTCTGGGACACGAGTGAATATCCAGATGAATACTACTCTGAGGTGATGGATACTATGTATATCCCAGCAGAAGAGGCTTACAATGGACAACGTACTATAGATGTAGATAAATTGAAATTCCAGTACACGTATATGGACATTCAAGCTGCTGCACGTGCCGATGGAAAAAGAAGAAAAGACTTTATTAAGAAAGAAGAAGTACAGATTTATCCAGATACAACAGTTTGGATTAAAGATTTCAACTACTCTTACAATGAGCCAATGCACAACGACTATTTTTGGCATGAAGCTTATGGAGATTATCCTGTAGTAGGAGTTAGCTGGAAACAAGCGAAGGCATTTTGTGCATGGAGAACTCTGTATAAAAACTCATTCCAAAAATCGAAAAAACGTCAGCATGTAAATTCATTCCGTCTTCCTGGAGAAGCAGAGTGGGAATATGCAGCACGTGGCGGTCTAGAATCTGCAACCTACCCTTGGGGTGGTCCTTATGCTAAGAATGACCGTGGTTGTTTTATGGCAAACTTTAAACCGCTGCGTGGAGATTACGCGGCAGATCAGGCACTCTACACTGTAGAAGCAGATGCCTATGAGCCAAACGACTATAACTTATATAATATGGCTGGTAATGTGGCAGAATGGGTAGCTTCTAGCTACGATGCTGCTTCTTATGAGTATTCTTCAACAATGAATCCTAATGTGAACGACGACGAAAATATGCGTAAAGTAGTACGTGGTGGTTCTTGGAAAGATGTTGCTTACTTCCTACAAGTAAGTAGCCGTGACTTCGAATATGCAGACTCTGCAAGAAGTTATATTGGTTTCCGAACAGTACAAGATTATATGGGTACTGACATTACTGTAAATAAAAACTTTGGAGACGCAAGATAA
- a CDS encoding ABC-F family ATP-binding cassette domain-containing protein, with amino-acid sequence MLNIHNLSVSFQGEYLFEGITFMLSPGNRVGLVGKNGAGKSTLLRIISGEQEYDEGAIAADKEISIGFLKQDIDFTKGRTVLEESYQAFTTIKALEKQLEEINTQLAERTDYESESYNQLMIDLNEVQHQYEIHGGYNYQGETERILQGLGFLREDFNKVTETFSGGWRMRIELAKLLLQNNDILLLDEPTNHLDIESILWLEDFLKNYAGAVVVVSHDKMFLDNVTNRTIEISLGKIYDYPKPYSKYLVLRKELREQQLASQKNQQKQIEQTEKLIEKFRAKASKATMAQSLIKKLDRIDRIEVDEDDNAVMNLRFPISVTPGKVVITAENASKNYGDKKVLNNVDLLIERDSKTAFVGQNGQGKSTLAKMIVGEIPFEGDIQLGHNVQIGYFAQNQADYLDGSKTVEDTMIDAADEKTRPRVRDILGSFLFRGEEVDKYVRVLSGGERNRLALAKLLLQPFNVLVMDEPTNHLDIKSKNVLKEALQNFQGTLILVSHDRDFLQGLTNKVYEFKDRKLKEYLGDIDYFLEQRNLENLREAEKKTKVVLEEKTSASSGKQSYKDQKKLKSLQNKLSKIEAQVSKLEKEIKEIDVELQVNYEETIAKPNFFDSYQAKKEKLNELMEDWETVTESLEAFQI; translated from the coding sequence ATGCTTAATATCCACAATTTATCGGTTTCTTTTCAAGGTGAATACCTTTTTGAAGGTATTACTTTTATGCTATCGCCTGGAAATCGAGTAGGATTGGTGGGTAAAAATGGTGCTGGAAAATCTACATTACTACGTATAATATCTGGAGAGCAGGAATACGATGAAGGTGCTATTGCAGCCGACAAAGAAATTTCTATTGGATTTCTAAAACAGGATATTGATTTTACCAAGGGGCGTACTGTATTGGAAGAATCTTATCAAGCTTTTACTACCATTAAAGCCTTAGAGAAACAACTGGAGGAGATAAATACGCAATTAGCAGAGCGCACCGATTACGAGAGTGAAAGCTACAATCAGTTAATGATAGACCTGAATGAAGTGCAGCATCAGTATGAAATTCATGGTGGGTACAATTATCAAGGTGAGACGGAGCGTATTTTACAAGGACTTGGTTTCCTGAGAGAAGATTTCAACAAGGTTACTGAAACATTTTCTGGAGGTTGGCGTATGCGTATTGAGCTAGCAAAATTACTGCTTCAGAATAATGATATTTTACTGCTCGATGAGCCTACTAACCACTTAGATATTGAATCTATTTTATGGTTAGAAGATTTCTTGAAAAACTATGCAGGGGCAGTAGTGGTTGTTTCGCATGATAAAATGTTCTTAGATAATGTTACCAACCGTACAATTGAAATTTCCCTCGGAAAGATTTACGATTATCCAAAACCGTATTCTAAATATTTAGTGCTTCGGAAAGAATTGCGTGAGCAGCAATTGGCTTCACAAAAAAACCAACAAAAACAAATAGAGCAAACCGAAAAACTTATTGAAAAGTTTAGAGCCAAAGCAAGTAAGGCCACCATGGCTCAATCGCTCATAAAGAAACTAGACCGTATTGATAGAATTGAAGTAGATGAAGATGATAATGCTGTCATGAATCTTAGGTTTCCTATTTCAGTCACTCCCGGAAAAGTAGTGATTACAGCAGAAAATGCGTCTAAGAACTACGGCGACAAAAAAGTATTAAACAATGTTGATCTTTTAATTGAGAGAGACTCTAAGACAGCCTTTGTAGGGCAAAATGGCCAGGGTAAATCTACATTGGCAAAAATGATAGTTGGTGAAATTCCTTTTGAAGGTGATATTCAGCTGGGTCATAACGTTCAGATAGGCTATTTCGCCCAAAATCAAGCAGATTATTTAGATGGAAGCAAGACGGTAGAAGATACCATGATCGATGCTGCAGACGAAAAGACAAGACCTCGGGTACGCGATATCTTGGGATCATTTTTGTTTAGAGGCGAAGAAGTAGATAAATATGTAAGGGTGCTTTCTGGAGGAGAGCGCAACCGTTTGGCACTGGCAAAACTGTTGCTGCAACCTTTTAATGTGTTGGTTATGGATGAGCCTACTAACCACTTAGATATAAAATCTAAAAACGTATTAAAAGAGGCTTTGCAGAACTTTCAAGGAACGCTCATCTTGGTGTCTCACGACCGAGATTTTTTACAAGGACTTACCAATAAGGTGTATGAGTTTAAAGACCGAAAGCTAAAAGAATATTTAGGTGATATTGATTACTTTTTAGAACAACGCAATCTCGAAAATCTTCGTGAGGCCGAAAAGAAAACAAAGGTAGTTCTAGAAGAAAAGACTAGCGCTTCTTCAGGGAAACAGAGCTATAAAGATCAGAAAAAGTTGAAGTCACTACAAAATAAACTCAGCAAAATTGAAGCTCAGGTATCAAAGCTAGAAAAGGAAATAAAGGAGATTGATGTAGAATTGCAGGTGAATTATGAAGAAACCATTGCAAAACCTAATTTTTTCGATTCATATCAGGCAAAAAAGGAAAAACTTAACGAACTGATGGAAGATTGGGAAACCGTCACAGAATCTTTAGAAGCGTTTCAAATTTAA
- a CDS encoding DUF983 domain-containing protein produces the protein MYTHSNAYNFSETLKMHENCPHCNTKFKIEPSFFYGAMYVSYAVGVAIAVAAFVIAYFFIGLDRLATFFVITGTLLVLLPLILRVSRNIWINMFFAFNKSKV, from the coding sequence ATGTACACACATAGTAATGCGTATAATTTTTCAGAAACATTGAAAATGCATGAAAATTGCCCTCACTGTAACACCAAATTTAAAATAGAACCTTCTTTCTTTTATGGTGCAATGTACGTCAGCTATGCCGTTGGAGTTGCCATTGCTGTAGCTGCTTTTGTAATTGCCTATTTCTTTATCGGTTTGGATAGATTAGCAACATTCTTTGTGATTACTGGTACATTATTGGTGTTGCTGCCTCTAATTTTGCGCGTCTCAAGAAATATTTGGATAAATATGTTCTTTGCATTTAACAAAAGTAAGGTGTAA